The following proteins are co-located in the Vigna angularis cultivar LongXiaoDou No.4 chromosome 2, ASM1680809v1, whole genome shotgun sequence genome:
- the LOC108320057 gene encoding uncharacterized protein LOC108320057 yields the protein MSASCVVRNFCSVTSGFPNCRQNQTLVPTHHQFQLRNPLLRLKKQPFHSNTHLKSSRTQKPRPTFVVFAAQSNFLKVLQNAWKVGRDGIEAGTNLVPNSVPRPIARISVTIVALSVTLFVLKAFLSTAFFILATIGLSYFAYLAFNKDQGPRRNQETTSTPMDDPVEEARKIMEKYK from the exons ATGTCTGCTTCCTGTGTTGTTCGCAATTTTTGTTCTGTGACTTCTGGTTTTCCGAATTGCCGCCAAAACCAAACCTTGGTTCCTACCCATCATCAGTTTCAGTTACGCAATCCCCTTTTGAGGTTAAAGAAGCAACCTTTCCACTCAAACACTCATCTCAAGAGTTCAAGAACTCAGAAGCCTCGTCCCACTTTTGTAGTTTTCGCAGCACAATCAAATTTTCTTAAAG TTCTGCAGAATGCATGGAAAGTTGGAAGGGATGGAATTGAGGCAGGGACTAATCTGGTTCCT AATTCTGTTCCAAGGCCAATAGCTAGGATTTCAGTAACAATTGTGGCTCTAAGTGTTACACTTTTTGTACTCAAGGCATTCCTCTCTACGGCTTTCTTTATATTG GCCACTATAGGACTTTCATACTTTGCATACCTAGCATTCAATAAAGATCAAGGACCTAGAAGGAACCAAGAAACTACCTCCACTCCTATGGATGATCCAGTGGAAGAAGCTAGAAAGATAATGGAAAAATACAAGTAG